In Streptomyces chartreusis NRRL 3882, the following are encoded in one genomic region:
- the amiA gene encoding streptamidine family RiPP: protein MDNEQVFAQIADPGQLAHDSASHSNALVENPFEDTEE from the coding sequence ATGGACAACGAGCAGGTCTTCGCGCAGATCGCCGACCCGGGCCAGCTGGCCCACGACTCGGCCTCGCACTCCAACGCGCTCGTCGAGAACCCCTTCGAGGACACCGAGGAGTAA
- a CDS encoding maleylpyruvate isomerase family mycothiol-dependent enzyme, with translation MSDSDPYWAAVRATRLRIADLLEELTPAEWEQESLCRGWRVRDVAGHLALVPTITTWDMVAVAPRARFSPDRINTVLARRHGSRHPADLVAAIRSHAGTRRTAKVLDTRNALFDAIVHGQDIALPLARQLPVPAEHSREGLRRVWAMGWPFHAERHLAGFTLRATDTDWAVGDGPEIAGPALGLLLLSTGRTACLDTLQGDGVDRLKSSLPDR, from the coding sequence ATGAGCGACTCGGACCCTTACTGGGCCGCGGTCCGCGCGACGCGTCTGCGGATCGCCGACCTGCTGGAAGAACTCACCCCGGCCGAATGGGAACAGGAGTCGCTGTGCCGGGGCTGGCGTGTGCGCGACGTTGCGGGACACCTCGCCCTGGTCCCTACCATCACCACCTGGGACATGGTCGCGGTCGCACCCCGTGCACGGTTCAGCCCCGACCGGATCAATACCGTGCTGGCCCGCCGGCACGGCTCCCGGCATCCCGCGGACCTGGTCGCAGCGATCCGCAGCCACGCCGGCACCCGACGGACAGCGAAGGTGCTGGACACCCGCAACGCGCTGTTCGACGCGATCGTCCACGGTCAGGACATCGCCCTCCCGCTCGCCCGACAGCTCCCCGTCCCGGCCGAGCACAGTCGCGAAGGACTGCGGCGGGTCTGGGCGATGGGCTGGCCGTTCCATGCCGAGCGCCACCTGGCCGGCTTCACCCTCCGGGCGACCGACACCGACTGGGCGGTGGGCGACGGACCGGAGATCGCCGGGCCCGCTCTGGGCCTGCTGCTGCTCTCGACCGGACGCACCGCCTGTCTGGACACCCTGCAGGGCGACGGCGTCGACCGGCTCAAGTCCTCGCTCCCCGACCGCTGA
- a CDS encoding ABC transporter substrate-binding protein — MLRSPSRFVRSWITAAIVGSALVGCGASAEPAGEETTAAKKTDVNVEPIKAARELTDTNGVEISLKKEPERIVCLFALCDDILTELGIVPTATNSALLAHPDFLGKEKAKEVDVIPGGFIAPEVEAILSHKPDLVIGLKDTHGKLAPALKGATTFWPMQPESWEDSVGYLRDVAALTGRTAEGEKAEKAFRTKLAEAEKNKSDKTALIIYGSDENFGVATPETDVGASLFPKLAEYPWKSRGVEGSYSLEEILARDVDVLFVETMSFGEADGKLSEKLAKNPLWGKIPAVKNGDVHEVDSEVWAKGRGTRSLGIVLDEATAALR; from the coding sequence ATGCTGCGCTCACCGTCGAGATTCGTCCGAAGCTGGATCACCGCAGCGATCGTGGGTTCGGCCCTGGTCGGTTGCGGCGCGTCCGCCGAACCCGCCGGCGAGGAGACCACGGCCGCCAAGAAGACCGATGTCAACGTCGAACCCATCAAGGCCGCACGGGAGTTGACCGATACCAACGGCGTCGAGATCTCCCTGAAGAAGGAGCCCGAGCGCATCGTCTGCCTGTTCGCGCTCTGCGACGACATCCTGACCGAGCTGGGCATCGTCCCCACGGCCACGAACAGCGCGCTCCTCGCCCACCCGGACTTCCTGGGGAAGGAGAAGGCGAAGGAGGTCGATGTCATCCCCGGCGGGTTCATCGCCCCCGAGGTGGAGGCGATCCTCTCGCACAAGCCCGATCTCGTGATCGGCCTGAAGGACACCCACGGCAAGCTCGCCCCGGCGCTGAAGGGCGCCACCACGTTCTGGCCCATGCAGCCCGAGTCGTGGGAGGACAGCGTGGGCTACCTGCGCGATGTCGCTGCGCTCACCGGCCGCACCGCCGAGGGCGAGAAGGCCGAGAAGGCCTTCCGCACCAAGCTCGCCGAGGCGGAGAAGAACAAGAGCGACAAGACCGCGCTCATCATCTACGGCAGTGACGAGAACTTCGGCGTCGCCACCCCGGAGACGGACGTGGGCGCCAGCCTGTTCCCCAAGCTGGCGGAATACCCGTGGAAGTCCCGTGGTGTGGAGGGAAGTTACAGCCTTGAGGAGATCCTCGCCCGTGACGTCGACGTGTTGTTCGTCGAGACGATGAGCTTCGGGGAGGCGGACGGAAAGCTGTCGGAGAAGCTGGCGAAGAACCCCTTGTGGGGCAAGATCCCGGCGGTGAAGAACGGAGACGTCCACGAGGTCGACTCCGAGGTGTGGGCCAAGGGGCGCGGTACCCGTTCGCTGGGCATCGTCCTCGATGAGGCCACGGCCGCGCTGCGGTGA
- a CDS encoding ABC transporter ATP-binding protein — MTESVGIRVEGVHFGYPGRPVLRGVDVSVEPGELTALIGLNGCGKSTLLRLAAGLLRPDEGRVLLGGDDLARLSRRATARRVALLHQSAPAVPGMTVRQLVRQGRYAERGPLGMLREGDDPVVRRALRDVGVEQWAERDVDALSGGERQRVRLAMALAQDTRVLLLDEPTTYLDLHHQLDVLQTVVRLREERGLTVVMVLHDLAHAARFAERIVALREGRVVADGMPKEVVTPGLLADVLRVAGRVGRDPEGGWPVCYPDHPLPSIEYENQIH, encoded by the coding sequence ATGACCGAGTCCGTGGGGATCCGCGTCGAGGGGGTCCACTTCGGCTACCCCGGACGACCCGTGCTGCGCGGGGTCGACGTGAGCGTCGAACCGGGCGAGCTGACCGCCCTCATCGGCCTCAACGGCTGCGGGAAATCAACCCTGTTGCGGCTGGCCGCCGGGTTGCTGCGGCCCGACGAGGGGCGCGTTCTGCTCGGCGGGGACGACCTCGCCCGGCTGTCCCGGCGCGCCACCGCCCGGCGTGTGGCGCTGCTGCACCAGTCCGCCCCGGCCGTCCCCGGTATGACGGTGCGGCAGCTCGTCCGGCAGGGGCGGTACGCGGAGCGCGGCCCGCTCGGCATGCTGCGCGAGGGCGACGACCCCGTCGTACGCCGCGCCCTGCGTGACGTCGGCGTGGAGCAGTGGGCCGAGCGTGACGTCGACGCCCTGTCCGGGGGCGAGCGGCAGCGCGTGCGGCTCGCGATGGCGCTCGCCCAGGACACCCGTGTCCTGCTGCTCGACGAGCCGACCACCTACCTGGACCTGCACCACCAGCTCGACGTGCTGCAGACCGTCGTCCGGCTGCGCGAGGAACGCGGCCTCACGGTCGTGATGGTCCTGCACGACCTCGCGCACGCCGCTCGGTTCGCCGAGCGGATCGTCGCGCTGCGCGAGGGCCGCGTGGTGGCGGACGGGATGCCGAAGGAGGTCGTCACGCCCGGCCTGCTGGCGGATGTCCTCCGGGTGGCCGGCCGAGTCGGCCGGGATCCCGAGGGTGGCTGGCCGGTGTGTTACCCGGATCACCCTTTGCCAAGTATTGAATATGAAAATCAGATTCATTAG
- a CDS encoding MarR family winged helix-turn-helix transcriptional regulator, whose translation MTDGNADELNLGLLMFIPYRFMESAVMAALKSAGHDISLTQARVFQRIRPEGSRLAELAEASQVSKQTIGSIVDQLERAGYVRRVPDPRDARARLVTITARGQELIELSLPVVRDIQRQWTAHLGPGRTRQLRQALEALREITDPHR comes from the coding sequence ATGACCGACGGCAACGCTGACGAGCTCAACCTGGGACTGCTGATGTTCATCCCGTACCGCTTCATGGAGTCGGCCGTGATGGCCGCCCTGAAGTCCGCCGGACACGACATCTCGCTCACCCAGGCACGGGTCTTCCAGCGGATCAGGCCCGAGGGCTCGCGGCTGGCCGAGCTGGCCGAGGCGTCACAGGTCAGCAAGCAGACCATCGGCTCGATCGTCGACCAGCTCGAACGAGCCGGCTACGTCCGACGCGTTCCCGACCCGCGCGACGCACGAGCCCGACTGGTCACAATCACCGCCCGGGGCCAAGAGCTCATCGAGCTGAGCCTGCCCGTCGTCCGCGACATCCAGCGGCAATGGACGGCCCACCTGGGCCCCGGGCGCACCCGGCAGTTGAGGCAGGCCCTGGAAGCGCTGCGGGAGATCACCGATCCACACCGCTGA
- a CDS encoding iron chelate uptake ABC transporter family permease subunit, with amino-acid sequence MVAASACALTLGTPYVPLHRLPGALLDADSTLSGIVVGELRVPRLVLALVAGACLGAAGLVLQEALRNSLAVPEMLGVSSGAALGVAAPLVLSVSLPAAVQPLLAIGGAALGGVLTLLAAGLGRSPSAVLLTGAAVAAALQAALLVLMVMADQLDLQLIYRYLLGSLSARTWEDVTGLWPWLLVAVPALVLCAPVLSVLRLGDEDAEALGVRAQRARFAALAIAVVLIAPVTAVCGPVAWVGFLAPHLARWFNPAADAVRWLPWSAAWGAVVVAVADVPARLALAPVETPVGAWTALLGVPTGVALLRSGNHRPAALRRAAGSGVGPAPQGAQAMSSSPSEKEAR; translated from the coding sequence TTGGTCGCCGCCTCCGCCTGCGCTCTGACTCTGGGCACCCCCTACGTCCCGTTGCACCGGCTGCCCGGTGCGCTGCTGGACGCGGACAGCACGCTCTCCGGGATCGTGGTCGGCGAACTGCGTGTGCCCCGGCTGGTGCTGGCGCTGGTCGCCGGGGCCTGTCTGGGTGCGGCGGGGCTCGTGCTGCAGGAGGCGCTGCGCAACTCCCTGGCCGTTCCGGAGATGCTGGGCGTGTCGTCCGGGGCCGCACTGGGGGTGGCTGCTCCGCTGGTTCTGTCGGTGTCCCTCCCCGCCGCCGTCCAGCCCCTGCTGGCCATCGGCGGGGCCGCGCTCGGCGGCGTGCTCACGCTGCTCGCCGCGGGGCTGGGGCGCAGTCCGTCCGCCGTACTGCTGACCGGCGCCGCGGTCGCCGCCGCGTTGCAAGCCGCGCTGCTCGTGCTGATGGTCATGGCCGACCAGCTCGACCTGCAGCTGATCTACCGCTATCTGCTGGGTTCGCTCTCCGCCCGTACCTGGGAGGACGTGACCGGGCTGTGGCCGTGGCTGCTCGTCGCGGTTCCCGCGCTCGTGCTGTGCGCGCCGGTGCTCTCGGTGCTGCGGCTGGGGGACGAGGACGCCGAGGCGCTGGGCGTGCGTGCGCAGCGGGCACGGTTCGCCGCGCTGGCCATCGCCGTCGTGCTGATCGCCCCCGTAACGGCCGTGTGCGGGCCGGTGGCGTGGGTCGGGTTCCTCGCTCCGCACCTGGCGCGATGGTTCAATCCCGCGGCGGATGCGGTGCGTTGGCTGCCCTGGTCCGCCGCGTGGGGCGCCGTCGTCGTGGCTGTCGCCGACGTCCCGGCCCGGCTCGCGCTGGCACCCGTGGAGACGCCGGTCGGCGCGTGGACGGCCCTGCTCGGCGTGCCCACCGGGGTCGCTCTGCTCCGGTCGGGCAACCACAGGCCGGCAGCCCTGCGCCGAGCGGCGGGCTCCGGTGTGGGCCCGGCGCCGCAGGGTGCCCAAGCCATGTCCTCCTCTCCTTCGGAGAAGGAGGCCCGGTGA
- a CDS encoding FecCD family ABC transporter permease yields the protein MSRRFTVLAVLAVVCAGAELVAGRGMSPAVVWDVLGGGGDTTERHILLQLRLPRLLVALGAGACLGVAGLVLQSALRNPVAGPEVTGVTPGAVLGAVSATGLGLAGWESPLAVVVAACVGGCAGAALLWLLAGRGRSDPAQTAVHGVLVSAVLGGLTAMVLLVAPGELGSVVQWLVGTTEGRVWQHWHLLWPWALAWSAGAWLLAGPLTLLRCGDDTALAAGLSVRRARTLALLCAVALTAGAVAAVGALGFVGLLVPHLAVAVFGADLRVTLPGSALVGAVVVCGADVAAQLSSRLLAVALDSGRFTLPVGALTACLGAALLLVVVRRAPNRTF from the coding sequence GTGAGCAGGCGTTTCACGGTGCTCGCCGTACTCGCCGTCGTGTGCGCCGGTGCGGAACTGGTGGCCGGGCGCGGCATGTCCCCGGCCGTGGTCTGGGACGTCCTCGGCGGCGGCGGTGATACGACGGAGCGGCACATCCTGCTCCAGCTCCGGCTGCCCCGGCTGCTGGTGGCCCTCGGTGCGGGGGCGTGCCTCGGCGTGGCGGGCCTGGTCCTGCAGTCGGCGCTGCGCAACCCCGTCGCCGGGCCCGAGGTGACGGGTGTGACGCCGGGCGCGGTGCTCGGGGCCGTCAGTGCGACCGGCCTCGGGCTCGCGGGGTGGGAATCGCCCCTCGCCGTGGTCGTCGCCGCGTGCGTGGGCGGTTGCGCCGGTGCCGCGCTGCTGTGGCTGCTCGCCGGGCGCGGCCGAAGCGACCCCGCGCAGACCGCTGTGCACGGGGTGCTGGTGTCCGCCGTGCTCGGTGGGCTCACCGCCATGGTGCTGCTCGTCGCGCCGGGGGAACTCGGCAGCGTCGTGCAGTGGCTCGTCGGCACGACGGAGGGCAGGGTGTGGCAGCACTGGCACCTGCTGTGGCCGTGGGCGCTGGCCTGGAGTGCCGGGGCCTGGCTGCTGGCCGGGCCACTGACCCTGCTGCGCTGCGGGGACGACACCGCCCTGGCCGCCGGCCTGTCCGTGAGGCGGGCCCGCACCCTCGCCCTGCTGTGCGCGGTGGCGCTGACGGCGGGCGCGGTGGCGGCCGTGGGGGCGCTGGGATTCGTCGGGCTGCTCGTGCCGCACCTCGCCGTGGCCGTCTTCGGCGCCGATCTGCGGGTGACCCTGCCCGGCTCCGCCCTGGTGGGCGCGGTGGTGGTGTGCGGGGCGGACGTGGCGGCGCAACTGTCCTCGCGGCTGCTGGCGGTCGCGCTGGACTCCGGGCGGTTCACGCTGCCGGTAGGGGCCCTGACCGCCTGCCTCGGGGCCGCGCTGCTGCTGGTCGTCGTGCGCCGCGCGCCGAACCGTACGTTCTGA
- a CDS encoding nuclear transport factor 2 family protein: MYDAFARKDIDAVFDALSADVEIYQSELVPWGGNYRGHDGAQEFFGRLLGNIESAVTADEMIEAGDHVIQIGHSRGHVKATGVRFDVRDVHVWTLRDGKVVRFEAYLDTPAMLAVLG; the protein is encoded by the coding sequence GTGTACGACGCGTTCGCCCGTAAGGACATCGACGCCGTGTTCGACGCGCTTTCGGCCGACGTCGAGATCTATCAATCAGAACTGGTGCCGTGGGGCGGCAACTACCGCGGACATGACGGAGCCCAGGAGTTCTTCGGGCGTCTCCTCGGCAATATCGAAAGCGCTGTGACGGCGGACGAGATGATCGAGGCCGGGGACCACGTGATCCAGATCGGCCACAGCCGCGGACACGTAAAGGCCACCGGTGTCCGGTTTGACGTGCGTGATGTGCACGTGTGGACACTGCGGGACGGCAAGGTAGTGCGCTTCGAGGCGTATCTCGACACCCCTGCCATGCTGGCTGTTCTTGGATGA